The Thermoflavifilum sp. genome contains a region encoding:
- a CDS encoding radical SAM protein, which yields MPYTFSMFNSLLPYQQQYALYNSFTQKVVFLDPFLKDLLVAAIHEGIDELQRVHPQFYAYLVSEAFLVLQGTDEVEKVKQLVRQVDEDESIFLLTINPTLNCNFKCWYCYETHLKQSRLTPESIEKINKLISRIAARPQLKEFNLSFFGGEPLLYFHKQVVPIIEHFYQTCERENKRYGISFTTNGYLIDDDFIRFFNERRLRCSLQITLDGHRQHHDTVRFVHAQKGSYDEIIQNIHKLVWNGFFVRVRINFTAKNLGECYRIADDLCDIDRSFSDRFMLVDFHRVWQDNEGDLYELLENTLQYFKEKGLKVDNRYSPNNVLHSCYADKRNSAVVNYDGNLFKCTARDFAKVHREGYVSEEGELVWENNSLERRMQAKFHNPPCLKCRLLPLCNGGCSQHALEALEEGKPYCVYGGDEHEKDRVILQKIQEIVEAHALAEAKTV from the coding sequence ATGCCCTATACATTCAGCATGTTCAACTCACTCCTGCCCTATCAACAACAATACGCACTGTACAACAGCTTCACCCAGAAAGTGGTGTTTCTTGATCCTTTTCTGAAAGACCTGCTGGTGGCGGCCATTCATGAAGGCATTGACGAGCTGCAGCGTGTGCATCCCCAATTTTATGCATATCTCGTCAGCGAAGCATTTCTGGTGCTACAGGGTACCGATGAAGTGGAAAAAGTAAAACAACTGGTGCGCCAGGTGGATGAGGATGAAAGCATTTTCCTGCTTACCATCAATCCTACGTTGAATTGTAATTTTAAATGCTGGTATTGTTATGAAACCCACCTGAAACAATCGCGTCTCACACCGGAAAGCATTGAAAAAATCAATAAGCTGATCAGTCGCATTGCCGCACGCCCGCAATTGAAAGAGTTCAATCTATCGTTTTTCGGCGGTGAGCCGTTGTTGTATTTCCATAAGCAGGTGGTGCCCATCATCGAGCATTTTTACCAGACCTGTGAACGGGAAAATAAACGTTATGGCATCAGCTTCACGACTAATGGTTATTTGATTGATGATGATTTCATTCGCTTTTTTAACGAACGGCGCCTGCGCTGCAGCCTGCAAATCACGCTCGATGGCCATCGCCAGCATCACGACACTGTACGTTTTGTGCATGCACAAAAAGGTTCGTATGATGAGATCATACAAAATATACACAAGCTGGTGTGGAATGGTTTCTTTGTACGCGTGCGCATCAACTTCACCGCCAAAAACTTAGGCGAGTGTTATCGCATCGCCGATGACTTATGCGATATCGATCGTTCGTTCAGTGATCGCTTCATGCTGGTTGATTTTCATCGTGTGTGGCAGGATAACGAAGGCGATCTCTATGAGCTGCTGGAAAACACCCTGCAATATTTCAAAGAAAAGGGATTGAAGGTAGATAATCGCTATTCTCCCAATAATGTGTTGCATTCCTGCTATGCCGATAAGCGCAACAGTGCCGTGGTGAATTATGATGGGAATTTATTCAAATGTACGGCACGCGATTTTGCAAAGGTGCATCGGGAAGGCTATGTGAGTGAAGAAGGGGAACTGGTGTGGGAAAACAATTCACTGGAGCGGCGCATGCAGGCCAAGTTTCATAATCCACCCTGCCTGAAGTGTCGCCTCTTACCGCTGTGCAACGGGGGCTGTTCGCAGCATGCCCTGGAAGCCCTTGAAGAAGGCAAGCCTTATTGCGTATATGGCGGTGACGAACATGAAAAAGATCGCGTCATCCTGCAAAAGATTCAGGAAATTGTAGAAGCACATGCGCTGGCGGAAGCAAAAACGGTTTAA
- a CDS encoding outer membrane beta-barrel family protein, producing the protein MFNLYTESLFGEVKQFFRIICIFQAAVMMLFTYFSAHAQNKHSTLTIQVLDSAYNPIAGIFVQLNDSTKARWAVSDSSGIVSFNQPNCTYCHLQLRGVGYMSMDTFVQRRSLDTLAFTIRQAIHSLKEVEIRSAQPRISSRNEKIIFSWEQLAQFKKGETVWDLLSMTPLIHTESNNQLKVLNNPNVVVFINGKRQNMPNTELINYLKNLPADRIIQIEIIPIPPANYQVEPGQAVLNVVLKKELQDYLGGNMNISALQNSYFNPSASIHLQGKVGKFSFINSEYLNYTSEKEKFTEDYQEIQTGYRFAQNLTRYRNNWRIIGSSLYLNFDIDSQQSLSSALFLDNMNSHPTREELGKVMYFSNGASQVPDSIGNTYSLPLEDWKDAGYTIDYSLKAFKNKLQLNAEIGQIYYKDRNRQTTRIESLKTGKYDTLYDFVQSVNQRIRNTNFYFKADYTLFKDKTLSLGINGYLTVNDNLVDWENDTPSGYVKDSSLSNTYHYVENNFYPFLNFSGSLSPKISISAGVKYEIARNDGKLNDAYIFKRNQHTWIPTLILDYQINSNNQITYSFTSSKVWPSFWELNPIRMYSSANDYVEENPYLKSAKQDEHMLRYSFHQKHQFIFDYKITHDDYSQYVFFRPGHIINITRVNFDYTRNISFLYANSLAVMHQHVVLNPQLGLVYNQIKGNDSIYADYHKLSAMVQFSAQIVLSEAKNWNCIVNGFYFSPSLSGIYDAKSFGSLGVEMKKSVKKWDLGLLVQDPFKLGTLSARVLTNQPVNMYVRTYYDNFYIRLRAVFHFWQNMSITEKSMENQSILQRLGH; encoded by the coding sequence ATGTTCAATCTATACACGGAATCATTGTTTGGTGAAGTCAAGCAATTCTTTCGTATTATTTGCATCTTCCAGGCTGCAGTAATGATGTTGTTTACTTATTTTTCTGCTCATGCACAAAATAAACATTCCACACTTACCATTCAGGTATTAGATTCGGCATATAATCCGATTGCCGGTATATTCGTTCAGCTCAATGACTCCACCAAGGCACGGTGGGCGGTGAGCGATTCATCGGGGATAGTCAGTTTTAATCAGCCGAATTGTACGTATTGCCATTTACAGCTTCGAGGCGTTGGGTATATGAGTATGGATACTTTCGTGCAACGCCGGTCTTTGGACACCCTTGCGTTCACAATCCGTCAGGCAATACACAGCTTAAAAGAAGTAGAAATCAGGTCTGCGCAACCCCGAATTTCTTCCAGGAATGAGAAGATTATTTTCAGTTGGGAGCAACTGGCTCAATTTAAGAAAGGAGAAACCGTCTGGGATTTACTGAGCATGACACCACTCATCCATACCGAAAGCAACAATCAGTTAAAAGTACTGAACAATCCTAACGTGGTGGTATTTATCAATGGCAAACGACAAAATATGCCGAATACTGAGTTGATAAATTATTTAAAGAATCTGCCTGCAGATAGAATCATTCAGATTGAGATTATACCCATACCGCCGGCTAACTACCAGGTGGAACCGGGGCAAGCTGTTTTGAATGTGGTTTTAAAAAAAGAATTACAGGACTATTTGGGTGGAAATATGAATATATCAGCATTACAGAATAGCTATTTTAATCCATCGGCCAGCATTCATCTTCAGGGGAAGGTGGGGAAGTTTTCTTTTATTAACAGCGAATATCTAAACTATACCAGCGAAAAAGAAAAGTTTACAGAAGATTATCAGGAAATACAAACAGGTTATCGATTTGCGCAGAATCTTACCAGGTACAGGAATAACTGGCGTATCATAGGGAGTTCCCTGTACTTGAATTTCGACATTGATTCCCAACAATCTCTTTCATCAGCACTATTTTTAGATAATATGAATTCCCATCCGACCAGGGAGGAACTGGGAAAGGTAATGTATTTCAGCAATGGAGCATCACAAGTACCTGATTCTATCGGAAATACCTATTCATTGCCCCTTGAAGATTGGAAAGACGCAGGTTATACAATCGATTATTCTCTGAAAGCTTTCAAAAACAAACTGCAACTAAATGCAGAAATTGGGCAAATCTATTACAAAGATCGTAATCGGCAAACTACCCGGATAGAATCCTTGAAAACTGGTAAATATGATACGTTGTATGATTTTGTACAGAGTGTAAATCAACGTATACGAAACACGAACTTTTATTTTAAGGCGGATTATACGCTGTTCAAAGACAAGACATTATCATTGGGGATAAATGGGTATTTGACGGTAAATGATAATCTGGTTGATTGGGAAAACGATACTCCATCAGGCTATGTTAAAGATTCCAGCCTGAGTAATACTTATCATTACGTGGAAAACAATTTTTATCCATTTTTAAATTTTTCAGGAAGTCTTTCCCCGAAGATATCCATAAGCGCCGGCGTTAAGTATGAAATAGCAAGGAATGATGGCAAGCTGAATGATGCATATATTTTTAAGCGTAATCAGCATACCTGGATTCCGACATTAATCCTGGATTATCAAATTAATTCTAATAACCAGATTACCTATAGTTTTACCTCGTCGAAAGTATGGCCTTCTTTCTGGGAACTTAATCCGATACGGATGTACTCATCGGCTAACGACTATGTAGAAGAAAATCCATATTTGAAATCTGCTAAGCAGGATGAGCATATGCTACGATATAGTTTTCACCAGAAACATCAGTTTATTTTTGATTATAAAATCACGCACGATGATTATTCACAATATGTTTTCTTCAGACCGGGACATATTATCAATATTACACGGGTGAATTTCGATTACACGCGAAATATCAGTTTTCTTTATGCAAACAGCCTGGCTGTCATGCATCAACATGTCGTGTTGAATCCACAATTAGGCCTTGTTTATAACCAGATAAAGGGAAATGATTCGATTTATGCAGATTACCATAAGCTGAGTGCTATGGTACAGTTTAGTGCACAAATTGTTTTATCGGAAGCCAAAAACTGGAATTGTATCGTCAATGGTTTTTATTTCTCTCCTTCCCTATCCGGGATCTATGATGCTAAAAGTTTTGGAAGCCTGGGAGTAGAAATGAAGAAAAGCGTTAAAAAATGGGATCTGGGATTGCTGGTGCAAGATCCCTTTAAGCTTGGCACCTTATCTGCCAGGGTGCTAACCAATCAGCCTGTGAACATGTATGTGCGTACATATTATGATAATTTTTACATCAGGTTGCGAGCAGTTTTTCATTTCTGGCAAAACATGAGTATCACAGAAAAAAGTATGGAGAATCAATCTATTTTACAGCGGCTGGGTCATTAA
- a CDS encoding TonB-dependent receptor, translating into MSKSEGFFLSSGAFKLLSFFDLFLYLSYETLIMSRKIIFYISASYLLLFSKVVNAQLIVRLFVHDSTDHPLQSVTCIANDSIHTYSGITDATGRTVLHLAHPGTYDLHLSLIGYQRIDTQLQVHKSEETFSYTLQASSKKLSEIIVRTTNISISHDAEKFIVHFVNPHFIQGRSIWDILKSSPLIQIDNQDNLSILDNNQVIIYINGKRQYVDIDALIELLKARPADDIQQLEIVPMPTAQYNAPAGSAVINIVMKKFNDYTKGYVNTRETFQSLLSESISAGLSHQKNKWSYSIDLSGSNLADKFISKSSLTSTSKKLAWNMQDTVTRKKFYNFTASFQVSYQAGENSQLSFSHFSAYTYEDPSYGNNVSWVRYTMNPFSSIDLTTFNRQEKIRFYRSSNVFEYNLNNSVKHQSLDMTIGYVYVWNYSMYQYHFQQFSNHILDSSARFLQELPRLNNTFFIRVQYSWLMGKNIHVDAVFQFTHAYSRTHSLWSDVSIDIPHAIDSLDVLYQFPEHIYETFVNFNIPFGKKFTASAGLRISHTDDDGKLYQASIYRKHYNNLVPIVQLNYHPSENHELSYSLESGVNRPSFWDNAPIFIYSSAKEIDQNSSHLENEIYFKSMISYTYRQKHVWILYNNYAYHALTGYQSYPEVDAKGNLVVSRTNLKFESLTYLYYSSNFSLFKGFWNLNPQVYIAYNISRGKDSTAFLNNRRLFSAVVANNQLTLSKSQSLYAEVDATLRTPAATAFIRYKRSDLYINLSLMKHWKKWDIQLSANDLANAERHQLTESIYRDPATYSNYQGYNLMPSFQIRISYRFGNQKIHAPGVNTQGLQGIEERL; encoded by the coding sequence ATGAGTAAATCAGAAGGTTTCTTTTTAAGCTCCGGAGCTTTTAAGCTCCTGAGCTTTTTTGATTTATTTTTGTACTTATCTTATGAAACACTAATCATGAGTAGAAAAATCATATTTTATATTTCAGCCTCATATCTTTTATTGTTTTCTAAAGTGGTTAATGCTCAGCTAATCGTTCGCTTATTCGTCCATGATTCTACTGACCATCCCTTACAGTCCGTCACCTGTATAGCAAATGATAGTATACATACTTATTCCGGGATAACCGACGCTACAGGTCGGACTGTCCTGCATTTAGCGCATCCAGGCACATACGACTTACATTTGAGCCTGATTGGATATCAGCGTATCGATACTCAGCTTCAAGTCCATAAAAGTGAGGAAACATTTTCATACACGTTACAAGCTTCCTCAAAAAAGCTATCTGAAATAATCGTTCGCACAACCAATATTTCTATTTCCCATGATGCAGAAAAATTTATTGTACATTTCGTAAATCCGCATTTCATTCAGGGTCGGTCGATATGGGACATATTGAAAAGTTCACCGCTTATTCAAATAGATAACCAGGACAATTTGAGCATATTAGACAATAATCAAGTAATTATTTACATCAATGGTAAGCGACAATATGTGGACATAGATGCGCTGATTGAACTATTGAAAGCAAGACCCGCGGATGATATTCAACAACTGGAAATTGTGCCCATGCCTACGGCGCAATACAATGCCCCGGCAGGCTCTGCAGTGATTAATATAGTCATGAAAAAGTTTAATGACTATACGAAAGGATATGTGAACACACGGGAAACGTTTCAGTCCTTGCTTTCAGAAAGTATTTCCGCCGGACTTTCACATCAAAAGAATAAATGGAGTTACAGTATTGATCTTTCGGGATCTAATCTTGCCGACAAATTCATATCGAAATCTTCTTTAACATCTACGTCCAAAAAATTAGCATGGAACATGCAAGACACTGTAACCAGAAAGAAGTTCTACAATTTTACTGCATCATTTCAGGTTAGTTACCAGGCTGGAGAAAATAGCCAGTTAAGTTTCTCTCATTTTTCAGCTTATACATACGAAGACCCTTCATACGGGAATAATGTATCCTGGGTTCGTTATACCATGAATCCTTTTAGCTCCATAGATTTAACTACATTTAATCGACAAGAAAAAATACGATTTTATAGATCGAGTAATGTATTTGAGTATAACTTAAACAATTCAGTTAAGCATCAAAGTCTGGATATGACTATCGGATATGTCTACGTTTGGAATTACAGTATGTATCAATATCATTTTCAACAGTTTTCAAACCATATACTCGATTCATCAGCACGATTTCTTCAGGAGCTGCCGAGGCTGAATAATACCTTCTTCATCCGTGTTCAATATAGCTGGTTAATGGGTAAAAATATACATGTAGATGCCGTATTTCAATTTACTCATGCATATTCGCGTACCCATAGCCTGTGGTCGGATGTCAGTATAGATATCCCTCATGCTATAGATAGCCTCGATGTTTTATACCAATTCCCGGAGCATATTTATGAAACCTTTGTAAATTTCAACATTCCCTTCGGTAAGAAGTTCACCGCATCGGCAGGTCTAAGAATATCCCACACGGATGACGACGGAAAATTATACCAGGCGAGCATTTACCGCAAGCATTACAATAATTTAGTACCCATCGTGCAATTGAATTATCATCCTTCTGAAAATCACGAGTTAAGCTATTCGCTTGAAAGTGGCGTGAATAGGCCTTCATTCTGGGATAATGCACCGATATTCATTTATTCTTCCGCCAAAGAAATTGATCAAAACAGTTCACATCTGGAAAATGAAATTTATTTTAAAAGTATGATTTCCTATACATATCGTCAAAAACATGTGTGGATTCTCTATAACAATTATGCTTACCATGCATTAACGGGATATCAAAGTTATCCTGAAGTAGATGCAAAGGGAAACCTGGTTGTTTCACGAACGAATTTAAAATTTGAAAGTCTTACTTACCTGTATTACAGCAGCAATTTCTCCCTTTTTAAGGGCTTCTGGAATCTGAATCCTCAAGTTTATATTGCCTATAACATTTCACGTGGAAAAGACAGCACTGCTTTTTTAAATAATCGTAGATTGTTCTCCGCAGTTGTAGCCAATAATCAGCTCACCCTCTCAAAATCACAATCCTTGTATGCTGAAGTGGATGCAACCCTTCGCACGCCTGCAGCAACAGCATTCATAAGATATAAGAGAAGTGATCTTTATATTAACCTGAGCCTGATGAAACATTGGAAGAAATGGGATATACAACTTTCAGCCAACGACCTTGCGAATGCAGAACGGCATCAACTTACGGAGAGCATATACCGTGATCCGGCGACATACAGCAACTATCAGGGTTATAACTTAATGCCCAGCTTCCAGATACGGATTTCCTACCGTTTTGGGAACCAGAAAATCCATGCACCCGGCGTAAATACTCAGGGTCTGCAAGGGATTGAAGAGAGGCTATGA